The region CCGGTAGGTGGCGTTGAACTCGTCGTGGGCCGCCTCGTCACTGCGGTTCTCGAGGCTGCCGACCTGGACCTCGTGAAGACCCTCGAACACCCGCGTCGTGAGCGATACCTGCGCGCCGATCTCCTGGGCGGTCTGCACTGCACGGGTCGCGATGGAGTGGGCGACCATCGCCGGCGGCAGCGGCAGCGCGCGGGCGAACTGCCTGGCCTGTTCTCGCCCGAGCTCGGTCAGCTCCGCTCCCGGCGGGCGGGTGTCGAGTCGTCGATCGACGTTGCCGCGCGACTGACCGTGTCGCACCAGTACGAGCCGGCCGCTCACGGAGTTCCGTCCCGGAGGCGCTCCAGCCACGCCGCTGCCTCGTCCATCTCGGGCGGTGCGGCACCGGCCACGTCGCCGGTCGGCCACGAACCCAGGAAGCGCACGTCGGCACACCTGCGGTGCAGCGCGCGCAACGCTTCCGCGACGGAGTCGTCGTCGATGTGGCCGACGAAGTCGAGGAAGAACAGGTACGTGCCGAGTTCCGTTCGGGTGGGCCGGGATTCGATACGGGTCAGGTCGATGTCACGAACCGCCAACTCGGTCATCGCGGACACCAGGGCGCCGGGGACGTTGTCGAGCCGCAGCACCACCGAGGTCCGGTCCGCGCCCGTGCGTTTCGGCGGCGGCCCGGGCGGCCCGACCAGGACGAACCGGGTCCGGGCGTTGACCTCGTCGACCACGCCCTCGGCCAGCGCGTCGAGGCCGTGGTGCCGGGCGGCCAGGGCCGTGCTGACCGCGGCGTCGGCGCGTCCGGCCGCGACGTCCTGCGCCGCGGCGGCGTTCGAGTTCGCCGGTAGCAGTTGGGCATCGGGGAGGTGTTCGGCCAGCCAGCGCTTGACCTGCGCGGCCGCGACGGGGAAGGCGGCGACCGTGGCGACGTGCGCCAGGTCGGTACCGGGCCGCACGGCGATCGTGAAGGACACGTCGAGCGTCAACTCGGCATAGATCTGCAGGGGCGTTCCGGCGGCCAGGCTGTCCAGCGTCGGCGACACCGACCCGTCGATCGAGTTCTCGATCGGCACGCACGCGAAATCGGCGGCACCGGCACGCACGGCGGCCAGAGCGCCCACGGTGCTGTCGGTGGCGATGGGGGTGACTGCGGTCGCGCCGCCGTCCCGCGCCGGCGGGATCAAACCGTTGGTCTCCATCGCACGCAGGGCCGCTTCGGTGAACGTTCCCTCGGGGCCGAGGTAAGCGATGCCGGACACGGCCACAGCCTAACGGTTCCGCGTGGTAATCCCGTTCCGCTGCGGGAAGGCCTTGCGCCGTACTCGTCCCGCGGATTAACTTAGGCTCACCTTACCAAGCGAAAGGGTCCCGGATGACCTCTCCCCCACCGACCGCGGCCCCCACGACCGCCGAGCGGATCCGCAGCGCATGTGTGCGCGCCGGTGGCGCGATGATCGCCGCCGAAGGTCTCGAGCCGACCCCGACGCCGGTGCATCATCTCCTCGGCGACGGATCGTTCGCCATCACCGTTCCCGCGGACGGAGCCGTGGCGTCCGCGGTGCTCTCCGCGGGCGCCGCCGGTGTGCAGGCCGTGCTGGAGATGACGGACTACGCGCCACTGCCGCTGCGTGAACCCGTGCGCTCACTGGTCTGGATCCAGGGCAGGCTGCGCGGCATCCCGCTGTGCGAGGTGGCCGCCCTGCTGGATCTCATCGCCAGTTCAGAGCCGAATCCCGCTCTGCTACAGGTGATTTCGAATCCACGACAGCCAGTCGACGAGGGCCGCCAGCTGCTGATGTGTCTCGAGATCGAGTCGGTGGTCGTCGCCGACGCGACCGGCGCCGAATCCGTGCCGCTCGGCGCGCTGCTCGACGCCGATCCCGATCCGTTCTGCGCCATGGAGTCCTGCTGGCTCCAGCACCTGGAGTCCGCCCACCGCGAGGTCGTCGAGCGGCTGGCCGCGCGGCTTCCCGCGCCGCTGCGCCGCGGCCGGGTGCGACCGCTCGGCCTGGACCGCTACGGAGTCTGCCTTCGGGTCGAAGGCGACGACGGCGACCACGACGTGCGCCTGCCGTTCGCCCGGCCGGTCAGCGACGTCGCCGGCCTGAGCCAGGCGATCCGGGTGCTGATGGGGTGCCCGTTCCTCAACGGAATGCGAGCCCGTCGGGCCTGACCACGGGCGGCTACCGTAGCTGCGGTGACCGCGCCCGAAGAGTTTCTGACCGGCGCACAGCGCCGCACCGTGCGCATCGAGATCGCCGTCGTTCTGGCGGTGACGTTCGCGCTGAGTGCCTACACCGCGCTGCTCCGGCTGATCGAAGCCGTGCTCCTCGGGCTGTCCGGTCAGAAGGTGGCGCTCAACCCGCGCCGCTCGCCGTTCGACCTGATCGACCTGGGGCTGAACCTGGCGAGCCTGTTCCAGCTGCTGGCCTGGGGTGCCCTGGCGGTGTATCTGCTGTGGCGCGGCGGTGA is a window of Mycolicibacterium chubuense NBB4 DNA encoding:
- the pheA gene encoding prephenate dehydratase yields the protein MSGIAYLGPEGTFTEAALRAMETNGLIPPARDGGATAVTPIATDSTVGALAAVRAGAADFACVPIENSIDGSVSPTLDSLAAGTPLQIYAELTLDVSFTIAVRPGTDLAHVATVAAFPVAAAQVKRWLAEHLPDAQLLPANSNAAAAQDVAAGRADAAVSTALAARHHGLDALAEGVVDEVNARTRFVLVGPPGPPPKRTGADRTSVVLRLDNVPGALVSAMTELAVRDIDLTRIESRPTRTELGTYLFFLDFVGHIDDDSVAEALRALHRRCADVRFLGSWPTGDVAGAAPPEMDEAAAWLERLRDGTP
- a CDS encoding DUF2470 domain-containing protein, producing the protein MTSPPPTAAPTTAERIRSACVRAGGAMIAAEGLEPTPTPVHHLLGDGSFAITVPADGAVASAVLSAGAAGVQAVLEMTDYAPLPLREPVRSLVWIQGRLRGIPLCEVAALLDLIASSEPNPALLQVISNPRQPVDEGRQLLMCLEIESVVVADATGAESVPLGALLDADPDPFCAMESCWLQHLESAHREVVERLAARLPAPLRRGRVRPLGLDRYGVCLRVEGDDGDHDVRLPFARPVSDVAGLSQAIRVLMGCPFLNGMRARRA